The following are from one region of the Sorghum bicolor cultivar BTx623 chromosome 2, Sorghum_bicolor_NCBIv3, whole genome shotgun sequence genome:
- the LOC8066935 gene encoding seipin-2 — translation MDADDPSAATAASDDDTFFDALDSLPSPSPSLSPSPSPPPSPSAPPLHTPSSSTLRRRPRRGKSLKQPDSVFSPSPSASAATSTVTAVEDEPLKPDSSEATSAAPRTVPASEVEEEEQEEHNKATDADADVEVEARAPTPTPTPTPTPAPSILEYLAVLVIKAVVFQVSALISCLAFPVRLLQWWFLFMTDPLGLARRARAWALGVAGDAAGILTARLGGGEGVGKVAQRIVWGSLWAAYVCVVLCSLLIMAFVGGGLLVGKIVEEPVQVTETLNFDYTRPSPMALVPVPRLVPPNQRMQLEVSLTLPESDYNRRLGVFQVKAEFLSADGKVMSTSSQPCMLKFKSVHMHFIETFLQSVSLLSGYSSESQVIRLKMRGITQGLEPTTAVRIILEQRAEFGRGAGIPEIYAASLKLEAELPLFKRLLWNWRWTLFVWSSMGFFVFELLFALVCCRPCIFPRSGHNVAAP, via the exons ATGGACGCCGACGACCCTtctgccgccaccgccgcctcaGACGACGACACCTTCTTCGACGCCCTTGACTCGCTCCCCTCCCCTTCTCCTTCACTTTCGCCTTCGCCTTCGcctcccccttccccttccGCTCCCCCTCTccacaccccctcctcctccacgctccgccgccgcccgcgccgCGGAAAGAGTCTAAAGCAGCCCGACTCCGTCTTCTCCCCTTCTCCCTCGGCCTCCGCAGCCACCTCCACCGTCACCGCCGTCGAGGACGAGCCTCTCAAGCCCGATTCCTCCGAGGCCACCAGCGCCGCCCCTCGCACTGTCCCCGCATccgaggtggaggaggaggaacaAGAGGAGCACAATAAGGCCACGGATGCGGATGCGGATGTTGAGGTGGAGGCGCGAGCtcctacgccgacgccgacgccaacGCCGACGCCGGCCCCGAGCATACTCGAGTACCTTGCCGTGCTCGTCATTAAGGCAGTGGTCTTCCAGGTCAGCGCGCTCATCAGCTGCCTCGCGTTCCCGGTCCGGCTGCTGCAATGGTGGTTCCTCTTCATGACCGACCCGCTCGGTCTGGCCCGGCGCGCGAGGGCGTGGGCGCTCGGTGTGGCTGGGGACGCCGCGGGGATTCTGACCGCACGTCTTGGAGGAGGGGAGGGTGTGGGGAAGGTGGCACAGAGGATTGTGTGGGGGTCGCTCTGGGCTGCATATGTCTGCGTGGTTCTGTGTTCATTGCTGATTATGGCATTCGTGGGAGGGGGGCTCTTGGTGGGAAAAATTGTTGAGGAACCTGTTCAAGTGACAGAGACCCTGAATTTTGATTACACCAGACCTAGCCCAATGGCGCTTGTGCCGGTGCCGCGGTTGGTGCCCCCGAATCAGCGGATGCAGCTTGAGGTATCGCTGACACTGCCAGAGTCTGATTACAACCGGAGGCTTGGTGTTTTCCAG GTAAAGGCAGAGTTTCTCTCCGCTGATGGCAAAGTGATGTCAACTTCAAGTCAACCATGCATGCTCAAGTTCAAGAGTGTACACATGCACTTCATAGAGACTTTTCTCCAAAGTGTTTCTCTTTTGTCGGGCTACTCATCAGAATCTCAGGTTATTAGACTAAAAATGAGGGGTATCACCCAAGGTTTGGAACCAACAACTGCGGTAAGGATAATCCTAGAGCAAAGAGCAGAGTTTGGTCGTGGTGCAGGCATCCCAGAGATATATGCTGCATCACTGAAGCTTGAGGCTGAACTTCCTCTTTTCAAGAGATTACTCTGGAACTGGAGATGGACCCTTTTCGTTTGGAGCAGCATGGGGTTCTTTGTTTTTGAATTGTTGTTTGCACTTGTGTGCTGTAGACCTTGTATATTTCCCAGGAGTGGACATAATGTTGCTGCTCCTTGA